One window of the Thamnophis elegans isolate rThaEle1 chromosome 6, rThaEle1.pri, whole genome shotgun sequence genome contains the following:
- the LOC116510139 gene encoding LOW QUALITY PROTEIN: GRB2-associated-binding protein 2-like (The sequence of the model RefSeq protein was modified relative to this genomic sequence to represent the inferred CDS: inserted 2 bases in 2 codons): protein MSSAGGGPGSGGSGEVVCSGWLRKSPPEKKLRRYAWKKRWFILRSGRMSGDPDVLEYYKNNHSKKPLRVINLNFCEQVDAGLTFNKKELQDSFVFDIKTSERTFYLVAETEEEMNKWVRNICQICGFNQSEDHPDKLRTVSAGGHAPRSSPAEFSGSNHRLLRERKTSAPSHSSQPXLFTFESPSNHIRSTLSTSAPQDYLFLHQCIARNRKIQGNPWSASFSQATRFFMRSDPSVQKLSQENGHCINGLGGQLHGFYSLPKPNRHNSELRDSAYDLPRSFGCYAHTKASLTGSETSDSEEVYTFKTPNSTLCKDFGELSTDSYDVPGTPLSIYQXPRTFKLDKNHNALAVASSDAVATPPPRPPKPGQAESRWGSPPTTPTVTTIPRRNTLPAVENCRLHRASSCETYEYPQPSVSGPGPSAESTNLMGASSYLQNKTVVARSHSADSEDNYVPMNPGSSLLQNMERSNGSSQHLYIPMSPGPHHLDMMAHASSTFPAQKGSSTQPLRRMSEIQPPPINRNLKPDRKAKPTPLDLRGNSVIDELPFKSPVTKSWSRPGQAFNSNLSQYCRPTSTQSITSTDSGDSEENYVAMQNPVSASPIPSGKSSPAQKKSSMSVDYLALDFQPSSPGPHRKPSTSSVASDEKVDYVQVDKEKTQALQSTMQEWTDVRQSSEPSKTVKQ from the exons GCCTGGAAAAAACGATGGTTTATCCTTCGCAGTGGCCGGATGAGCGGTGACCCCGATGTCTTGGAGTACTACAAAAACAACCACTCCAAGAAGCCGCTGCGGGTGATCAACCTCAACTTTTGCGAGCAGGTGGACGCCGGGCTGACCTTCAACAAGAAGGAGCTGCAGGACAGTTTCGTCTTCGACATCAAAACCAGCGAGAGGACCTTCTACTTGGTGGCGGAAACGGAAGAAGAAATGAACAAATGGGTGCGGAACATCTGTCAGATCTGCGGCTTCAACCAGTCGGAAGATCATCCGG ACAAACT ccggacagtgtcggctggtgg TCACGCTCCTCGCTCATCCCCAGCCGAGTTCAGCGGCTCCAACCACCGGTTGTTGCGGGAACGGAAAACCTCGGCTCCTTCGCACTCTAGCCAGC CCCTCTTCACGTTCGAGTCGCCTTCCAATCACATCCGGAGCACCCTCTCCACCAGTGCCCCCCAAGACTATCTCTTTCTACACCAGTGCATAGCCAGAAATCGGAAAATACAAGGTAACCCTTG GAGCGCCAGCTTCTCGCAAGCCACCCGCTTCTTCATGCGAAGCGACCCGTCGGTTCAGAAATTGTCTCAGGAGAATGGGCATTGCATCAACGGGCTAGGCGGGCAGCTCCACGGTTTCTACAGCTTGCCCAAACCCAACCGGCACAACTCGGAGCTCCGGGACAGCGCTTACGACTTGCCCAGGAGCTTCGGCTGCTACGCCCACACCAAAGCCAGCCTCACCGGCTCGGAGACATCGGATAGCGAGGAGGTCTACACCTTCAAGACCCCCAACAGCACGCTTTGCAAAGACTTCGGGGAGCTTTCCACAGATTCCTACGACGTGCCGGGCACCCCTCTGTCCATTTACC ATCCGAGGACCTTCAAGCTGGACAAAAACCATAATGCCTTGGCGGTGGCTTCGAGCGACGCAGTGGCGACGCCTCCCCCCAGACCTCCCAAGCCGGGCCAGGCGGAATCCCGCTGGGGCAGCCCCCCAACAAC TCCGACTGTCACCACCATTCCCCGAAGGAACACCCTGCCGGCGGTGGAGAACTGCAGGTTACACCGAG CGTCTTCCTGTGAAACCTATGAATATCCTCAGCCCAGCGTCAGCGGCCCGGGGCCATCGGCCGAGTCTACGAATCTCATGGGAGCCAGTTCGTATCTG CAGAACAAAACGGTTGTGGCTCGTTCCCATAGCGCAGACTCCGAAGACAACTATGTCCCCATGAACCCAGGTTCTTCCCTCCTGCAGAACATGGAGCGCTCCAACGGCAGCTCCCAGCACCTCTACATCCCCATGAGTCCTGGGCCTCACCACCTGGACATGATGGCCCACGCCTCCTCCACCTTCCCAGCTCAGAAAGGGAGCAGCACTCAGCCCTTGAGGCGGATGAGTGAAATCCAGCCCCCACCCATTAACCGCAACCTTAAGCCTGATCGGAAAG CAAAACCAACCCCGCTTGACCTCCGGGGCAATTCGGTCATCGATGAACTGCCCTTTAAATCGCCAGTCACAAAATCGTGGTCCAGACCTGG CCAGGCCTTCAACTCCAACCTTTCTCAATACTGTCGTCCCACCTCAACCCAGAGCATCACCAGCACCGACTCAGGAGATAGTGAAGAAAATTATGTGGCCATG CAAAACCCGGTTTCTGCCTCCCCTATTCCAAGTGGGAAAAGTAGCCCGGCCCAAAAGAAGAGCAGCATGAGTGTTGATTACCTGGCTTTGGACTTTCAGCCCAGCTCACCTGGGCCCCACCGAAAG CCCTCGACATCGTCCGTCGCTTCCGACGAGAAGGTCGACTACGTGCAGGTGGACAAAGAGAAGACGCAAGCTTTGCAGAGCACGATGCAGGAATGGACCGACGTCCGGCAGTCGTCTGAGCCCAGCAAGACCGTGAAGCAGTAG